A stretch of Nitrososphaerota archaeon DNA encodes these proteins:
- a CDS encoding DnaB-like helicase C-terminal domain-containing protein yields the protein MQKLLFLLSCYTNPENTYLQKILAKSIVTSSKDAIVEFIKLTEPELKELDHYSEQLYNTLVTLAKLHLKHLDTSGNLIVRYNLLPKLEDENIRKMLSDYSKIEPDYNELKFITDELTQFVETLDIRVEFSDISKKLINYLTNQMKADVDEVISFIGSKYLNITTKYISSGNKVRQIVVDKDATTVEKFSELLSNRLVYSSGYESLDRILNGGFESSRVYVFAGKPGHGKSALLLNLAHNIQKKSNGKYVVYITLENDELETMQRLAKIVLFDKLELEKIDDNYAKTFLKNQSDIDSYEYVINKYLTDKIIVVYFPPRTQVNTIFSFLTSLKSEHDYCAVCVDYASLLRSSEKYGEMRFELGQIILDLKQVAKELNIPVITAVQLNTAGYDTIPTMRNLDESRQIAQNADFIGLMYDIKDQNINSFSYVFNDRHIKLGINVDKNRNGPREKLVFSFYYDYLKFLDELEVDRRASEEKQNYINHVVENEEYYDEEDLMSNITGQLGQYNNTLDRNKNVTFPNFPNNNDSNLDGIQI from the coding sequence ATGCAAAAACTACTTTTCTTACTATCATGCTACACAAATCCAGAGAACACATATTTACAAAAAATACTTGCAAAATCTATTGTAACTTCATCTAAAGATGCTATAGTAGAATTTATAAAATTGACAGAACCTGAATTAAAAGAATTAGATCATTATTCGGAACAATTATACAATACACTTGTTACATTAGCTAAATTACATTTAAAACATCTTGATACATCTGGTAATTTAATTGTTAGATATAATCTACTTCCTAAATTAGAAGATGAGAATATTAGGAAAATGCTTAGTGATTATTCTAAAATAGAACCTGATTATAATGAATTAAAATTTATTACAGATGAACTAACACAATTTGTAGAAACATTAGATATCAGAGTAGAGTTTTCTGATATATCAAAAAAATTAATTAATTACTTAACTAACCAGATGAAAGCAGATGTTGATGAAGTTATTTCATTTATAGGAAGTAAATATCTAAATATCACAACAAAATATATCAGTTCTGGAAATAAGGTAAGACAAATTGTAGTAGATAAAGATGCAACTACTGTTGAGAAATTTTCTGAACTACTGTCTAATAGACTTGTCTATAGTAGTGGTTATGAGAGTTTGGATAGAATATTAAATGGTGGTTTCGAATCTTCTAGGGTTTATGTATTTGCAGGAAAACCAGGTCATGGTAAATCTGCATTATTATTAAATTTAGCACATAATATCCAAAAGAAAAGTAATGGTAAATATGTTGTTTACATAACACTTGAGAACGATGAACTCGAAACTATGCAAAGACTCGCTAAGATAGTTTTATTTGATAAATTGGAATTAGAAAAAATAGATGATAATTATGCTAAAACATTTTTAAAGAACCAAAGTGATATAGATAGTTATGAATATGTTATTAATAAATATCTAACAGATAAAATTATTGTTGTTTACTTTCCACCAAGGACACAAGTAAATACAATTTTCTCTTTCTTAACTAGTTTGAAATCTGAACATGATTATTGTGCTGTATGTGTTGATTATGCTTCTTTGTTAAGATCAAGTGAGAAATATGGTGAGATGAGATTTGAATTAGGACAAATAATTCTCGATTTAAAACAAGTTGCTAAAGAATTAAATATACCAGTAATAACTGCAGTTCAATTAAATACTGCTGGATATGATACTATACCTACTATGAGAAACTTAGATGAAAGTAGACAAATAGCACAAAACGCTGACTTCATTGGTCTAATGTATGATATTAAAGATCAGAACATAAATAGTTTCTCATATGTATTTAATGATAGACATATTAAACTTGGTATAAATGTTGATAAGAACAGAAACGGACCTAGAGAGAAATTAGTGTTTAGTTTTTATTATGATTATCTAAAATTTCTAGACGAATTAGAAGTTGATAGAAGAGCAAGTGAAGAGAAACAGAATTACATAAATCATGTTGTTGAGAATGAGGAATATTATGATGAAGAAGATCTAATGTCTAATATAACAGGTCAGTTAGGTCAATATAACAATACACTTGATAGAAATAAAAATGTTACTTTTCCAAATTTTCCTAATAACAATGATTCTAATTTAGATGGTATACAAATATAA